A single window of Oncorhynchus keta strain PuntledgeMale-10-30-2019 chromosome 34, Oket_V2, whole genome shotgun sequence DNA harbors:
- the LOC118366757 gene encoding uncharacterized protein LOC118366757 isoform X1: MESKKHTTENQNLTQKIKNRELRIVKNRARVKSNVWDHFGVIVNADKQHVDGFAACKKCKRVLAYDSHRTGTSSLKKHIEKCTSLKYSKTEAPIKEEKTLSKKSTHEDEEPHPKRGMSKQEPNTSEVALTEGGAPEQFEFQYGLEGPAFENGESSKSHLSIIKVEQLDSLLPDQTDSSCGSGSPGDSGPPGSSGSGSNTSLASQFFKKCHQAGCTQFIFSEFASRLSIITERIASQQASEEDFNLTLKVLEASGMLPEIFTKRDQEMEKRLRELQRETVAVRTARSAMRDACVMSFTSS, translated from the exons ATGGAAAGCAAAAAACATACCACAGAAAACCAGAATTTGACCCAAAAGATTAAAAATAGGGAGCTCAGAATCGTGAAAAACAGGGCACGAGTTAAATCAAATGTATGGGATCATTTTGGAGTAATCGTTAACGCTGACAAACAACATGTGGATGGATTCGCAGCATGCAAAAAGTGCAAGCGGGTGTTAGCTTATGACAGCCATAGAACAGGCACTTCCAGCTTGAAAAAACACATAGAGAAATGCACG TCGTTGAAGTACAGCAAAACAGAAGCTCCAATAAAGGAAGAGAAGACCCTGTCCAAGAAGAGCACACATGAGGATGAGGAGCCACACCCTAAAAGAGGGATGTCAAA GCAAGAACCCAATACTTCAGAGGTAGCCTTGACAGAAG GTGGGGCTCCAGAGCAGTTTGAGTTTCAGTATGGACTTGAGGGACCAGCATTTGAGAATGGGGAG TCCTCCAAGAGCCATCTGTCCATCATCAAAGTAGAACAACTGGACTCCCTCCTCCCAGACCAAACAG ACTCCAGCTGTGGTTCAGGGTCACCTGGGGATTCGGGGCCTCCTGGCTCATCTGGTTCTGGGTCCAATACTAGTCTGGCTTCACAGTTTTTCAAGAAGTGCCACCAGGCAGGCtgcacacaattcatcttctcggAGTTCGCCTCCCGCCTCAGCATCATCACTGAGAGGATTGCATCCCAGCAGGCCAGCGAGGAAG ATTTCAACCTCACCCTGAAAGTGCTGGAGGCCTCTGGGATGCTGCCAGAGATCTTTACCAAAAGAGATCAAG AAATGGAGAAGAGACTGAgggagctacagagagagactgtAGCGGTGAGGACTGCCAGGTCTGCAATGAGAGATGCTTGCGTCATGAGCTTCACCTCATCATGA
- the LOC118366757 gene encoding uncharacterized protein LOC118366757 isoform X4, whose product MANVRGKNPSLKYSKTEAPIKEEKTLSKKSTHEDEEPHPKRGMSKQEPNTSEVALTEGGAPEQFEFQYGLEGPAFENGESSKSHLSIIKVEQLDSLLPDQTDSSCGSGSPGDSGPPGSSGSGSNTSLASQFFKKCHQAGCTQFIFSEFASRLSIITERIASQQASEEDFNLTLKVLEASGMLPEIFTKRDQEMEKRLRELQRETVAVRTARSAMRDACVMSFTSS is encoded by the exons ATGGCGAACGTTAGAGGTAAGAATCCT TCGTTGAAGTACAGCAAAACAGAAGCTCCAATAAAGGAAGAGAAGACCCTGTCCAAGAAGAGCACACATGAGGATGAGGAGCCACACCCTAAAAGAGGGATGTCAAA GCAAGAACCCAATACTTCAGAGGTAGCCTTGACAGAAG GTGGGGCTCCAGAGCAGTTTGAGTTTCAGTATGGACTTGAGGGACCAGCATTTGAGAATGGGGAG TCCTCCAAGAGCCATCTGTCCATCATCAAAGTAGAACAACTGGACTCCCTCCTCCCAGACCAAACAG ACTCCAGCTGTGGTTCAGGGTCACCTGGGGATTCGGGGCCTCCTGGCTCATCTGGTTCTGGGTCCAATACTAGTCTGGCTTCACAGTTTTTCAAGAAGTGCCACCAGGCAGGCtgcacacaattcatcttctcggAGTTCGCCTCCCGCCTCAGCATCATCACTGAGAGGATTGCATCCCAGCAGGCCAGCGAGGAAG ATTTCAACCTCACCCTGAAAGTGCTGGAGGCCTCTGGGATGCTGCCAGAGATCTTTACCAAAAGAGATCAAG AAATGGAGAAGAGACTGAgggagctacagagagagactgtAGCGGTGAGGACTGCCAGGTCTGCAATGAGAGATGCTTGCGTCATGAGCTTCACCTCATCATGA
- the LOC118366757 gene encoding uncharacterized protein LOC118366757 isoform X5 codes for MESLKYSKTEAPIKEEKTLSKKSTHEDEEPHPKRGMSKQEPNTSEVALTEGGAPEQFEFQYGLEGPAFENGESSKSHLSIIKVEQLDSLLPDQTDSSCGSGSPGDSGPPGSSGSGSNTSLASQFFKKCHQAGCTQFIFSEFASRLSIITERIASQQASEEDFNLTLKVLEASGMLPEIFTKRDQEMEKRLRELQRETVAVRTARSAMRDACVMSFTSS; via the exons ATGGAG TCGTTGAAGTACAGCAAAACAGAAGCTCCAATAAAGGAAGAGAAGACCCTGTCCAAGAAGAGCACACATGAGGATGAGGAGCCACACCCTAAAAGAGGGATGTCAAA GCAAGAACCCAATACTTCAGAGGTAGCCTTGACAGAAG GTGGGGCTCCAGAGCAGTTTGAGTTTCAGTATGGACTTGAGGGACCAGCATTTGAGAATGGGGAG TCCTCCAAGAGCCATCTGTCCATCATCAAAGTAGAACAACTGGACTCCCTCCTCCCAGACCAAACAG ACTCCAGCTGTGGTTCAGGGTCACCTGGGGATTCGGGGCCTCCTGGCTCATCTGGTTCTGGGTCCAATACTAGTCTGGCTTCACAGTTTTTCAAGAAGTGCCACCAGGCAGGCtgcacacaattcatcttctcggAGTTCGCCTCCCGCCTCAGCATCATCACTGAGAGGATTGCATCCCAGCAGGCCAGCGAGGAAG ATTTCAACCTCACCCTGAAAGTGCTGGAGGCCTCTGGGATGCTGCCAGAGATCTTTACCAAAAGAGATCAAG AAATGGAGAAGAGACTGAgggagctacagagagagactgtAGCGGTGAGGACTGCCAGGTCTGCAATGAGAGATGCTTGCGTCATGAGCTTCACCTCATCATGA
- the LOC118366757 gene encoding uncharacterized protein LOC118366757 isoform X3 has translation MCICRLCKAILRYNNGRMLNHIKYKHPATVTEALGRKSKTTVGSLKYSKTEAPIKEEKTLSKKSTHEDEEPHPKRGMSKQEPNTSEVALTEGGAPEQFEFQYGLEGPAFENGESSKSHLSIIKVEQLDSLLPDQTDSSCGSGSPGDSGPPGSSGSGSNTSLASQFFKKCHQAGCTQFIFSEFASRLSIITERIASQQASEEDFNLTLKVLEASGMLPEIFTKRDQEMEKRLRELQRETVAVRTARSAMRDACVMSFTSS, from the exons ATGTGTATATGTCGGCTTTGCAAAGCAATACTCCGATACAACAACGGCCGCATGTTAAACCACATCAAATACAAGCACCCAGCCACCGTAACAGAAGCTTTGGGTCGTAAATCAAAAACGACCGTCGGG TCGTTGAAGTACAGCAAAACAGAAGCTCCAATAAAGGAAGAGAAGACCCTGTCCAAGAAGAGCACACATGAGGATGAGGAGCCACACCCTAAAAGAGGGATGTCAAA GCAAGAACCCAATACTTCAGAGGTAGCCTTGACAGAAG GTGGGGCTCCAGAGCAGTTTGAGTTTCAGTATGGACTTGAGGGACCAGCATTTGAGAATGGGGAG TCCTCCAAGAGCCATCTGTCCATCATCAAAGTAGAACAACTGGACTCCCTCCTCCCAGACCAAACAG ACTCCAGCTGTGGTTCAGGGTCACCTGGGGATTCGGGGCCTCCTGGCTCATCTGGTTCTGGGTCCAATACTAGTCTGGCTTCACAGTTTTTCAAGAAGTGCCACCAGGCAGGCtgcacacaattcatcttctcggAGTTCGCCTCCCGCCTCAGCATCATCACTGAGAGGATTGCATCCCAGCAGGCCAGCGAGGAAG ATTTCAACCTCACCCTGAAAGTGCTGGAGGCCTCTGGGATGCTGCCAGAGATCTTTACCAAAAGAGATCAAG AAATGGAGAAGAGACTGAgggagctacagagagagactgtAGCGGTGAGGACTGCCAGGTCTGCAATGAGAGATGCTTGCGTCATGAGCTTCACCTCATCATGA
- the LOC118366757 gene encoding uncharacterized protein LOC118366757 isoform X2 — protein sequence MSTPSSPSFGSAVWHSFDRIEAALAKCKHCDRNIRCKGGSTSGMKRHLESRHQSLKYSKTEAPIKEEKTLSKKSTHEDEEPHPKRGMSKQEPNTSEVALTEGGAPEQFEFQYGLEGPAFENGESSKSHLSIIKVEQLDSLLPDQTDSSCGSGSPGDSGPPGSSGSGSNTSLASQFFKKCHQAGCTQFIFSEFASRLSIITERIASQQASEEDFNLTLKVLEASGMLPEIFTKRDQEMEKRLRELQRETVAVRTARSAMRDACVMSFTSS from the exons ATGTCTACACCAAGTTCACCCAGCTTTGGTTCAGCTGTGTGGCACAGCTTCGACAGAATAGAAGCGGCACTGGCAAAATGTAAACACTGCGACCGGAATATCAGATGTAAAGGAGGTAGCACCAGTGGCATGAAAAGGCATTTAGAGTCTCGGCATCAG TCGTTGAAGTACAGCAAAACAGAAGCTCCAATAAAGGAAGAGAAGACCCTGTCCAAGAAGAGCACACATGAGGATGAGGAGCCACACCCTAAAAGAGGGATGTCAAA GCAAGAACCCAATACTTCAGAGGTAGCCTTGACAGAAG GTGGGGCTCCAGAGCAGTTTGAGTTTCAGTATGGACTTGAGGGACCAGCATTTGAGAATGGGGAG TCCTCCAAGAGCCATCTGTCCATCATCAAAGTAGAACAACTGGACTCCCTCCTCCCAGACCAAACAG ACTCCAGCTGTGGTTCAGGGTCACCTGGGGATTCGGGGCCTCCTGGCTCATCTGGTTCTGGGTCCAATACTAGTCTGGCTTCACAGTTTTTCAAGAAGTGCCACCAGGCAGGCtgcacacaattcatcttctcggAGTTCGCCTCCCGCCTCAGCATCATCACTGAGAGGATTGCATCCCAGCAGGCCAGCGAGGAAG ATTTCAACCTCACCCTGAAAGTGCTGGAGGCCTCTGGGATGCTGCCAGAGATCTTTACCAAAAGAGATCAAG AAATGGAGAAGAGACTGAgggagctacagagagagactgtAGCGGTGAGGACTGCCAGGTCTGCAATGAGAGATGCTTGCGTCATGAGCTTCACCTCATCATGA
- the LOC118366757 gene encoding uncharacterized protein LOC118366757 isoform X6 produces the protein MSKQEPNTSEVALTEGGAPEQFEFQYGLEGPAFENGESSKSHLSIIKVEQLDSLLPDQTDSSCGSGSPGDSGPPGSSGSGSNTSLASQFFKKCHQAGCTQFIFSEFASRLSIITERIASQQASEEDFNLTLKVLEASGMLPEIFTKRDQEMEKRLRELQRETVAVRTARSAMRDACVMSFTSS, from the exons ATGTCAAA GCAAGAACCCAATACTTCAGAGGTAGCCTTGACAGAAG GTGGGGCTCCAGAGCAGTTTGAGTTTCAGTATGGACTTGAGGGACCAGCATTTGAGAATGGGGAG TCCTCCAAGAGCCATCTGTCCATCATCAAAGTAGAACAACTGGACTCCCTCCTCCCAGACCAAACAG ACTCCAGCTGTGGTTCAGGGTCACCTGGGGATTCGGGGCCTCCTGGCTCATCTGGTTCTGGGTCCAATACTAGTCTGGCTTCACAGTTTTTCAAGAAGTGCCACCAGGCAGGCtgcacacaattcatcttctcggAGTTCGCCTCCCGCCTCAGCATCATCACTGAGAGGATTGCATCCCAGCAGGCCAGCGAGGAAG ATTTCAACCTCACCCTGAAAGTGCTGGAGGCCTCTGGGATGCTGCCAGAGATCTTTACCAAAAGAGATCAAG AAATGGAGAAGAGACTGAgggagctacagagagagactgtAGCGGTGAGGACTGCCAGGTCTGCAATGAGAGATGCTTGCGTCATGAGCTTCACCTCATCATGA